In one Lysobacter alkalisoli genomic region, the following are encoded:
- a CDS encoding alpha-N-arabinofuranosidase — MTPARLLRTFATFAAFAAAAVLPLGAGAAEPVQVRLDVTQQPAGPRIEPTVYGHFVEHLGRVVYEGLWVGPESPIPNTRGWRNDVVGALRQLGVPVMRWPGGCFADDYDWRDGIGDPAKRPVRMNKWWGGLETNRVGTHEFMDLAEMLGSEVYLAANMGSMPPRAMAEWLEYMTEDGKTTLAEERRRNGRDKPWTVKYTGIGNESWGCGGNMRPEYQSDLHNQYATFLRGSTLRAASGEGGTSDHLVEVLMEHSGKHMDAFTLHYYTLPGDWTKKGEALGFNADAWAKTLKTAMGIETRIDVVSRIMDKHDKDKRVALYVDEWGTWYDTPDGASALWQQNSLRDAMVAALSFNAFHRHTNRVKMANIAQMVNALQSPVLTDGPRMLLTPTYHAFDLYKPFRGATPLQAKLETPRFRTGDVELPAVEASVARAEDGSTQLALVNLDPQRPARVVTNLKGDARGRVLTAAAIDAHNTFDKPQAVVPAPYAARAGAQGLVLELPPKSIVVVSVGKP, encoded by the coding sequence ATGACACCCGCGCGCCTACTGCGTACCTTCGCCACCTTCGCCGCCTTTGCGGCCGCCGCCGTGCTGCCCTTGGGCGCCGGCGCCGCCGAGCCCGTTCAGGTCCGCCTCGACGTCACCCAGCAGCCCGCCGGGCCGCGCATCGAACCCACCGTCTACGGCCACTTCGTCGAGCACCTCGGGCGCGTCGTCTACGAGGGCCTGTGGGTCGGCCCCGAGTCGCCCATTCCCAACACGCGCGGCTGGCGCAACGACGTGGTCGGCGCGCTGCGCCAGCTCGGCGTGCCGGTGATGCGCTGGCCCGGCGGCTGCTTCGCGGACGACTACGACTGGCGCGACGGCATCGGCGACCCCGCCAAGCGCCCGGTGCGCATGAACAAGTGGTGGGGCGGACTGGAGACCAACCGCGTCGGCACGCACGAGTTCATGGATCTGGCCGAGATGCTCGGCTCCGAGGTCTACCTGGCCGCCAACATGGGCTCGATGCCGCCGCGCGCGATGGCTGAATGGCTCGAATACATGACCGAAGACGGCAAGACGACGCTGGCCGAAGAGCGCCGCCGCAACGGCCGCGACAAGCCGTGGACCGTCAAGTACACCGGGATCGGCAACGAAAGTTGGGGCTGCGGTGGCAACATGCGGCCCGAATACCAGTCCGATCTGCACAACCAGTACGCCACCTTCCTGCGCGGGTCGACCTTGCGCGCGGCTTCGGGCGAGGGCGGGACCAGCGACCACCTGGTCGAGGTGCTGATGGAGCACTCCGGCAAGCACATGGACGCCTTCACGCTGCACTACTACACCTTGCCGGGCGACTGGACCAAGAAGGGCGAGGCGCTCGGTTTCAACGCCGACGCCTGGGCCAAGACGCTGAAGACCGCGATGGGCATCGAGACGCGTATCGACGTGGTCTCGCGCATCATGGACAAGCACGACAAGGACAAGCGCGTCGCACTGTACGTCGACGAGTGGGGCACCTGGTACGACACGCCGGACGGCGCCTCCGCGTTGTGGCAGCAGAACTCGCTGCGCGACGCGATGGTCGCGGCGCTGTCGTTCAACGCCTTCCACCGCCACACCAACCGCGTGAAGATGGCCAACATCGCGCAGATGGTCAACGCGCTGCAGTCTCCGGTGCTCACCGACGGGCCGCGCATGCTGCTGACGCCCACCTACCACGCGTTCGACCTTTACAAGCCCTTCCGCGGCGCGACGCCGCTGCAGGCCAAGCTGGAGACGCCGCGTTTCCGCACCGGCGACGTCGAGCTGCCGGCGGTGGAAGCCAGCGTGGCGCGCGCCGAAGACGGCAGCACGCAGCTGGCGCTGGTGAACCTGGACCCGCAGCGCCCGGCACGCGTTGTGACCAACCTGAAGGGCGATGCGCGGGGCCGCGTGCTCACCGCCGCCGCCATCGACGCCCACAACACCTTCGACAAGCCGCAGGCCGTGGTGCCCGCTCCGTACGCCGCGCGCGCCGGCGCGCAAGGGCTGGTGCTGGAGCTGCCGCCGAAGTCCATCGTCGTCGTCAGCGTGGGCAAGCCCTGA